One window of the Nocardioides jiangxiensis genome contains the following:
- the rplT gene encoding 50S ribosomal protein L20, translated as MARVKRAVNAAKKRRVTLERASGYRGQRSRLYRKAKEQVTHSLVYSYNDRRKKKGEFRKLWIQRINAAARAEGMTYNRFIQGLGLAGVEVDRKILADLAVNDAATFSALVAQAKAALPADVNAPANA; from the coding sequence ATGGCACGCGTCAAGCGCGCAGTGAACGCCGCCAAGAAGCGCCGCGTTACCCTCGAGCGGGCCTCCGGCTACCGCGGTCAGCGTTCGCGCCTCTACCGCAAGGCCAAGGAGCAGGTCACCCACTCGCTGGTCTACAGCTACAACGACCGCCGCAAGAAGAAGGGCGAGTTCCGCAAGCTCTGGATCCAGCGCATCAACGCGGCCGCTCGTGCCGAGGGCATGACCTACAACCGCTTCATCCAGGGCCTCGGCCTCGCGGGTGTCGAGGTCGACCGCAAGATCCTCGCCGACCTGGCCGTCAACGACGCCGCCACCTTCTCGGCGCTCGTCGCCCAGGCGAAGGCCGCTCTCCCGGCCGACGTCAACGCTCCGGCCAACGCCTGA
- a CDS encoding TrmH family RNA methyltransferase — protein MASFRTSSEGPLTHGNSRVKEARKLARRSFRSTAGLFLADGPKAVEGALTVDGCVVEVFATPAAAEQHAGLLGATQVTLVDDRALASLSDSVSPAGLVGVCRFLDRPLAEVLAPRPRLVVICADVRDPGNAGTVIRCADAAGADAVVLAGDAVDLYNPKTIRASVGSVFHLPVALERDPVAAVRAAQAAGLGVLAADMDGRDLFAADDLLARPTAWLMGNEAWGLPDALREAADEVVSIPIYGGAESLNLATAAAVCLYASARAQR, from the coding sequence GTGGCGAGCTTCCGCACCTCTTCGGAGGGTCCCCTGACACACGGCAACAGCCGGGTCAAGGAGGCGCGGAAGCTCGCCCGTCGCTCATTTCGCAGCACTGCAGGGCTCTTCCTCGCGGACGGGCCCAAGGCCGTCGAGGGCGCGCTGACCGTCGATGGCTGCGTCGTCGAGGTCTTCGCGACGCCGGCCGCGGCCGAGCAGCACGCCGGTCTCCTCGGCGCCACGCAGGTCACGCTCGTCGACGACCGTGCCCTCGCCTCGCTCTCGGACTCCGTGTCGCCCGCCGGTCTGGTCGGCGTCTGCCGCTTCCTCGACCGTCCGCTCGCGGAGGTGCTGGCCCCGCGGCCGCGCCTCGTCGTGATCTGCGCCGACGTCCGCGACCCGGGCAACGCCGGCACCGTCATCCGGTGTGCCGACGCCGCGGGAGCCGATGCCGTGGTCCTGGCCGGAGACGCCGTCGACCTGTACAACCCCAAGACGATCCGCGCCTCGGTCGGCTCCGTCTTCCACCTGCCGGTCGCCCTCGAGCGCGACCCGGTCGCGGCCGTGCGGGCCGCGCAGGCCGCGGGCCTCGGCGTACTGGCGGCGGACATGGACGGACGCGACCTCTTCGCGGCCGACGACCTGCTCGCCCGGCCGACCGCATGGCTGATGGGCAACGAGGCCTGGGGTCTGCCTGACGCCCTGCGCGAGGCCGCCGACGAGGTCGTGAGCATCCCGATCTACGGCGGCGCCGAGAGCCTCAACCTGGCGACGGCGGCAGCCGTCTGCCTCTACGCCTCGGCGCGCGCCCAGCGCTGA
- a CDS encoding MFS transporter — translation MTTESFSPVPGPADPRRWRALGVLGLIQFMLILDVTVVNVALPQIKIDLDMSESSLAWVVEAYVLAAGGLLLLGGRLADLIGRRVTFLAGVALFGVASATCGFAQSGLMMDVSRFVQGMGEALAAPASLGIIAVLFHDPKERIKALGIFGGLAGLGGTSGTVISGFITHVDWRWIFFINVPVAIAALLLVPRLVDESRSPKAHRPDFLGAVLGTSGLLAVVYGLLRAADHDWTETGVVAAIAGGLVLVALMVLVEARSSDPLIPLSFFQNRTRVTTNIVTLFFSTAFFSYFFLLTLVEQQILGWSSIKCGLSYLPFGICIGAGIGIGTGLMPRVGVKALLATGFALDAVGMSLATLIGSGDSYVGHILPGMVLLALGSGLSFPAIGNASLHQVTAEDSSLASGVQQAIQQIGGALGLATLASIAVKHAASNPLPNHLPDLAGGSVIAYWVGAVSLAIGGLLVVAFMEYVDPVPKMPGAEIAPEPEPA, via the coding sequence ATGACCACTGAGTCCTTCTCCCCGGTGCCTGGCCCCGCTGATCCGCGCCGGTGGCGGGCCCTCGGCGTGCTCGGCCTGATCCAGTTCATGCTGATCCTCGACGTCACCGTGGTGAACGTCGCGCTGCCCCAGATCAAGATCGACCTCGACATGTCGGAGTCCAGCCTGGCCTGGGTCGTGGAGGCCTACGTCCTGGCGGCGGGAGGCCTCCTCCTGCTCGGCGGTCGCCTGGCCGACCTGATCGGGCGACGGGTCACCTTCCTCGCCGGTGTCGCCCTCTTCGGCGTCGCCTCGGCGACGTGCGGCTTCGCGCAGTCCGGGCTGATGATGGACGTCTCGCGCTTCGTGCAGGGCATGGGCGAGGCGCTCGCCGCACCGGCGTCGCTCGGCATCATCGCGGTCCTCTTCCACGACCCGAAGGAGCGCATCAAGGCGCTCGGCATCTTCGGTGGCCTCGCCGGTCTCGGCGGCACCTCGGGCACCGTGATCTCCGGCTTCATCACCCACGTCGACTGGCGGTGGATCTTCTTCATCAACGTGCCGGTCGCGATCGCCGCACTCCTGCTCGTGCCGCGCCTGGTCGACGAGAGCCGGTCGCCGAAGGCCCACCGTCCTGACTTCCTCGGCGCGGTCCTCGGCACGTCCGGTCTGCTCGCCGTCGTCTACGGCCTGCTCCGGGCAGCCGACCACGACTGGACCGAGACCGGGGTCGTCGCCGCGATCGCCGGCGGCCTGGTCCTGGTCGCGCTGATGGTGCTGGTCGAGGCACGGTCGAGCGACCCGCTCATCCCGCTCTCGTTCTTCCAGAACCGCACGCGCGTCACGACCAACATCGTCACGCTCTTCTTCTCGACCGCGTTCTTCTCCTACTTCTTCCTGCTCACGCTGGTGGAGCAGCAGATCCTCGGGTGGAGCTCGATCAAGTGCGGCCTGTCCTACCTCCCGTTCGGCATCTGCATCGGCGCCGGCATCGGCATCGGCACGGGGCTGATGCCGAGGGTGGGCGTCAAGGCCCTCCTCGCCACGGGCTTCGCGCTCGACGCCGTCGGCATGTCGCTGGCCACGCTGATCGGGTCGGGCGACTCCTACGTGGGGCACATCCTGCCCGGCATGGTGCTCCTGGCGCTCGGCTCCGGTCTCAGCTTCCCCGCCATCGGCAACGCCTCGCTCCACCAGGTCACCGCCGAGGACTCCTCGCTCGCCTCGGGCGTCCAGCAGGCGATCCAGCAGATCGGCGGAGCGCTCGGCCTCGCCACGCTGGCGAGCATCGCGGTGAAGCACGCTGCCAGCAACCCGCTGCCCAACCATCTCCCGGATCTCGCCGGCGGCTCGGTCATCGCCTACTGGGTCGGCGCGGTGTCGCTGGCCATTGGTGGCCTGCTGGTGGTCGCCTTCATGGAGTACGTCGACCCCGTGCCGAAGATGCCGGGGGCGGAGATCGCGCCGGAGCCCGAGCCGGCCTGA
- a CDS encoding sensor histidine kinase: protein MDLIDSLPDGVVVLDAAGTVEAINAEAARMLGVDQASSVGQAAGVVLCLQDTEGRDWLEHNRPWQGLSSRTGIPEQSWLLPNGSEVLVVARIVRGSAGVQRVAVSLRSGRGRARLDRERSDLVATVAHELRSPLTGVKGFVQALLNRWDHLNDEQKKLMLSTVHSDSDRLSRLIAELLDVARIDTGRLQLYPRPSDAGMLAARVVDSVSQSTARTVVLDIERGLPPVQADPDKFVQVVTNLVENAVRHGEGTVLVTVGAGRIAEAPAVVVGVQDEGAGIAEEIRRRVFTKFWKHGTSGGSGLGMYLVNGLVRAHGGQVEIGSAPGGGALVSVLWPASTA, encoded by the coding sequence GTGGACCTGATCGACAGCCTTCCTGACGGCGTGGTCGTCCTCGACGCTGCTGGCACCGTCGAGGCGATCAATGCCGAGGCGGCGCGGATGCTCGGGGTGGACCAGGCGTCGTCGGTGGGGCAGGCGGCTGGGGTCGTGCTGTGTCTGCAGGACACCGAGGGGCGTGACTGGCTGGAGCACAACCGGCCGTGGCAGGGCCTCTCCTCACGCACCGGCATCCCCGAGCAGTCGTGGCTGCTGCCCAACGGGTCCGAGGTGCTCGTCGTCGCCCGGATCGTCCGGGGGAGCGCCGGCGTCCAGCGGGTGGCGGTCTCCCTCCGTTCCGGCAGGGGCCGGGCTCGTCTGGACCGCGAGCGGTCCGACCTGGTGGCCACGGTCGCCCATGAGCTGCGCTCGCCGCTCACCGGTGTGAAGGGATTCGTCCAGGCCCTGCTCAACCGCTGGGACCACCTCAACGACGAGCAGAAGAAGCTGATGCTCTCGACCGTGCACAGCGACTCCGACCGGCTCAGCCGCCTCATCGCCGAGCTCCTCGACGTCGCCCGCATCGACACCGGGCGGCTGCAGCTCTACCCCCGTCCGTCGGACGCAGGCATGCTGGCCGCGCGCGTGGTCGACTCGGTCTCGCAGAGCACCGCACGCACGGTCGTGCTCGACATCGAGCGTGGTCTTCCTCCGGTGCAGGCGGACCCGGACAAGTTCGTCCAGGTCGTCACCAACCTCGTCGAGAACGCCGTACGGCACGGGGAGGGCACGGTCCTCGTCACCGTCGGCGCGGGCCGGATCGCCGAGGCGCCGGCGGTGGTCGTGGGGGTCCAGGACGAGGGCGCCGGCATCGCCGAGGAGATCCGCCGCCGGGTGTTCACCAAGTTCTGGAAACACGGCACCTCGGGCGGGTCGGGGCTGGGCATGTACCTCGTCAACGGCCTGGTGCGCGCACACGGCGGCCAGGTCGAGATCGGCAGTGCGCCGGGCGGCGGGGCCCTGGTCTCCGTCCTCTGGCCGGCATCGACGGCCTAG
- the pheS gene encoding phenylalanine--tRNA ligase subunit alpha, whose protein sequence is MSGPNTEYDPVEVTPLQAAEVEAMRDAAIAAIAAAKDLEELKQVRLDHAGDRSPLALANREIGALPPQARKEAGARVGQARGAVNKALGERTVVLEAEHEERMLVEETVDVTLPTARRAPGTRHPITTLSERIADVFVAMGWEVAEGPQVEAEWLNFDALNLGADHPARTMQDTFWLQPADAALVLRTHTSPVQARTMLTRQPPIYVVCPGRVYRTDEIDATHSPVFHQVEGLVVDKGITMAHLKGALDHFAAAMFGEGISTRFRPSYFPFTEPSAEVDLVCFVCRNGEVSDPAECRTCRGEGWIEWGGCGVVNPKVLVACGIDPDVYTGFAFGMGIDRTLMFRHNVEDLRDVFEGDVRFAAPFGVEI, encoded by the coding sequence ATGTCGGGCCCGAACACCGAGTACGACCCCGTCGAGGTCACCCCGCTGCAGGCTGCAGAGGTGGAGGCGATGCGCGATGCCGCGATCGCCGCGATCGCCGCCGCGAAGGACCTCGAAGAGCTCAAGCAGGTCCGCCTGGACCACGCGGGCGACCGGTCGCCCCTCGCCCTCGCCAACCGCGAGATCGGCGCGCTGCCGCCGCAGGCCCGCAAGGAGGCCGGTGCCCGCGTCGGCCAGGCCCGCGGTGCGGTCAACAAGGCGCTGGGCGAGCGCACGGTCGTGCTCGAGGCCGAGCACGAGGAGCGGATGCTGGTCGAGGAGACCGTCGACGTCACCTTGCCGACCGCGCGTCGCGCACCCGGCACCCGTCACCCGATCACCACGCTCTCCGAGCGGATCGCCGACGTCTTCGTCGCGATGGGCTGGGAGGTCGCCGAGGGCCCGCAGGTCGAGGCCGAGTGGCTCAACTTCGACGCGCTGAACCTCGGTGCCGACCACCCGGCGCGCACCATGCAGGACACCTTCTGGCTGCAGCCCGCCGACGCGGCGCTCGTGCTGCGCACGCACACCTCGCCGGTGCAGGCGCGCACGATGCTGACCCGTCAGCCCCCGATCTACGTGGTCTGCCCGGGCCGGGTCTACCGGACCGACGAGATCGATGCGACGCACTCGCCGGTGTTCCACCAGGTGGAGGGCCTCGTCGTCGACAAGGGCATCACCATGGCGCACCTCAAGGGCGCGCTCGACCACTTCGCCGCGGCGATGTTCGGCGAGGGCATCTCGACGCGCTTCCGCCCGTCGTACTTCCCGTTCACCGAGCCGTCCGCCGAGGTCGACCTGGTCTGCTTCGTGTGCCGCAACGGTGAGGTCAGCGACCCCGCGGAGTGCCGCACGTGCCGTGGCGAGGGATGGATCGAATGGGGCGGCTGCGGCGTCGTGAACCCGAAGGTGCTCGTGGCCTGCGGCATCGACCCCGACGTCTACACCGGTTTCGCCTTCGGCATGGGCATCGACCGCACGCTCATGTTCCGCCACAACGTCGAGGACCTCCGCGACGTGTTCGAGGGCGACGTCCGCTTCGCTGCACCCTTTGGAGTCGAGATCTGA
- the pheT gene encoding phenylalanine--tRNA ligase subunit beta produces MKAPVSWIKEYVELPEDLSVDALAARLTALGLKLEALHTPADAITGPLVVGKVLTIEKEPQKNGKVINWCTVDVADANGTGEPQGIICGAHNFVEGDLVVVSLPGAVLPGGFAISERKTYGHLSAGMICSRAELGLGDDGGHGIIVLPADSAKPGEEAMPLLGMDDAVIEFEINPDRAYALSLRGVAREAALGFDAPFADPAAREVPAANGEGHPVVVEDETGCPVFVARTVSGFDPARPTPDWMKLRLEQCGMRSISLAVDISNYVMLELGQPNHCYDAAKVAGPIRVRRATAGEKITTLDDVSRTLDPADLVIADDNGAIGIAGVMGGASTEVSETTTDIIVEAAHFDPVTVFRSQKRHKLGSEASKRFERGVDPELPQAAADRVVELLVTLGGATVGAGVTVVGEAPARRVVTASTELPARITGMEIPAATTVAHLRAIGAEVTVDGDTLTAVVPSWRPDISQPFDLVEEVARIVGYEDVPSVLPSAPAGRGLTELQRLRRRVGRVVAGAGFNEVISYPFTSETDYDALGLPADDERRRSLRMENPLNAEQPLLATTLLPGVLHTLARNVGRGNADAAIFETALVFLPTGDEKAPILGTDRRPTPEEWAAIEKAVPAQPQHLALALTGAREADGWWGAGRAAGWSDAIAAVRELAGALGVALDVEAAAVAPWHPGRCAALSVGGAVIGHAGELHPKVCKAYGLPARSAAAELDLDVLLQHATSPTAPRFSSYPVAKEDVALVVDATVPSAAVEAALREGAGELLESIRLFDVFTGEQVGEGKKSLAFALRFRAADRTLAEGESGAARDAAVALAAERTGAVQR; encoded by the coding sequence ATGAAGGCCCCCGTTTCCTGGATCAAGGAGTACGTCGAGCTGCCGGAGGACCTCTCCGTCGACGCGCTCGCTGCTCGCCTCACCGCCCTCGGCCTCAAGCTCGAGGCGCTGCACACGCCGGCTGACGCCATCACCGGCCCGCTCGTCGTCGGCAAGGTGCTGACCATCGAGAAGGAGCCGCAGAAGAACGGCAAGGTCATCAACTGGTGCACCGTCGACGTCGCCGACGCCAACGGCACGGGCGAGCCGCAGGGGATCATCTGCGGCGCCCACAACTTCGTCGAGGGCGACCTCGTCGTCGTCTCGCTGCCGGGTGCGGTGCTGCCCGGTGGCTTCGCGATCTCCGAGCGCAAGACCTACGGCCACCTGTCGGCGGGCATGATCTGCTCGCGTGCCGAGCTCGGCCTCGGTGACGACGGTGGCCACGGCATCATCGTGCTCCCCGCAGACTCGGCCAAGCCGGGCGAGGAGGCCATGCCGCTGCTCGGCATGGACGACGCCGTCATCGAGTTCGAGATCAACCCCGACCGGGCCTACGCGCTCTCGCTGCGCGGCGTCGCCCGCGAGGCAGCACTCGGCTTCGACGCGCCGTTCGCGGACCCGGCTGCGCGCGAGGTGCCGGCGGCCAACGGCGAGGGCCACCCGGTGGTCGTCGAGGACGAGACCGGCTGCCCGGTCTTCGTCGCGCGCACCGTCAGCGGCTTCGACCCCGCCCGCCCCACGCCCGACTGGATGAAGCTCCGCCTCGAGCAGTGCGGCATGCGCTCCATCTCCCTGGCCGTCGACATCTCCAACTACGTGATGCTCGAGCTCGGGCAGCCCAACCACTGCTACGACGCTGCGAAGGTCGCCGGTCCGATCCGGGTCCGCCGTGCGACGGCGGGGGAGAAGATCACCACCCTCGACGACGTCTCCCGGACGCTGGACCCTGCCGACCTCGTGATCGCCGACGACAACGGTGCCATCGGCATCGCCGGCGTCATGGGCGGCGCCTCGACCGAGGTGTCCGAGACCACCACCGACATCATCGTCGAGGCTGCGCACTTCGACCCGGTGACGGTCTTCCGCTCGCAGAAGCGCCACAAGCTCGGCTCCGAGGCGTCCAAGCGCTTCGAGCGCGGCGTCGACCCCGAGCTGCCGCAGGCTGCTGCCGACCGTGTCGTCGAGCTGCTGGTGACGCTCGGCGGCGCCACCGTCGGCGCCGGCGTGACCGTCGTCGGCGAGGCGCCGGCCCGTCGCGTGGTCACGGCGTCCACTGAGCTTCCGGCGCGGATCACCGGCATGGAGATCCCGGCGGCCACCACGGTCGCGCACCTGAGGGCGATCGGTGCCGAGGTGACCGTCGACGGGGACACCCTCACGGCCGTCGTTCCCTCGTGGCGCCCGGACATCAGCCAGCCGTTCGACCTGGTCGAGGAGGTCGCGCGCATCGTCGGCTACGAGGACGTCCCGTCCGTCCTTCCGTCGGCGCCGGCGGGCCGCGGCCTCACCGAGCTGCAGCGCCTGCGCCGTCGCGTGGGCCGCGTCGTCGCGGGCGCCGGATTCAACGAGGTGATCTCCTACCCGTTCACCTCCGAGACCGACTACGACGCCCTCGGCCTGCCCGCCGACGACGAGCGTCGTCGTTCGCTGCGCATGGAGAACCCGCTCAACGCCGAGCAGCCGCTGCTCGCCACGACCCTGCTCCCGGGCGTGCTCCACACGCTGGCTCGCAACGTCGGTCGCGGCAACGCCGACGCAGCGATCTTCGAGACCGCGCTCGTCTTCCTGCCGACCGGCGACGAGAAGGCGCCGATCCTCGGCACCGACCGTCGACCGACGCCCGAGGAGTGGGCGGCCATCGAGAAGGCCGTGCCGGCCCAGCCGCAGCACCTCGCCCTCGCCCTCACCGGCGCCCGTGAGGCCGACGGCTGGTGGGGCGCGGGTCGCGCCGCCGGATGGTCGGACGCGATCGCGGCGGTCCGCGAGCTCGCCGGCGCGCTCGGCGTGGCCCTCGACGTCGAGGCTGCTGCCGTCGCGCCGTGGCACCCGGGCCGGTGTGCGGCCCTCTCCGTCGGCGGTGCGGTCATCGGCCACGCCGGTGAGCTGCACCCGAAGGTCTGCAAGGCCTACGGCCTGCCGGCGCGCTCCGCGGCTGCCGAGCTGGACCTCGACGTTCTCCTGCAGCACGCGACCTCCCCGACGGCGCCGCGGTTCTCGTCGTACCCGGTGGCCAAGGAGGACGTCGCACTGGTCGTCGATGCCACCGTGCCGTCCGCTGCCGTCGAGGCGGCGCTGCGGGAGGGCGCCGGTGAGCTGCTCGAGTCGATCCGTCTCTTCGACGTCTTCACCGGCGAGCAGGTAGGCGAGGGCAAGAAGTCGCTGGCGTTCGCGCTGCGGTTCCGGGCAGCCGACCGCACGCTCGCCGAGGGCGAGTCGGGCGCCGCCCGCGACGCCGCGGTCGCCCTCGCGGCGGAGCGCACGGGCGCGGTCCAGCGCTGA
- a CDS encoding TIGR00730 family Rossman fold protein produces the protein MLRRLAIFLGSRDGSDPAHADLAYDVGRSLGERGIELVYGGGSAGLMGRVSQGVLDHGGRVYGVIPRFMVEREWARLHEDGVEMHVVDTMHERKAMMSVRADAFLVLPGGLGTLEELFEVWTWKTLGLHDKPIGLLSPGGFWAPMVTMLHQLADAEFMDAQTVRDLVVEQTLDAALERLGAQL, from the coding sequence GTGCTGCGACGACTCGCGATCTTCCTCGGCTCCCGTGACGGCTCCGACCCCGCCCATGCGGACCTGGCCTACGACGTGGGCCGGTCGCTCGGCGAGCGCGGCATCGAGCTCGTCTACGGCGGCGGCAGCGCGGGCCTGATGGGCCGGGTCTCCCAGGGGGTGCTCGACCACGGCGGCCGGGTCTACGGCGTGATCCCGCGCTTCATGGTCGAGCGTGAGTGGGCCCGGCTCCACGAGGACGGCGTGGAGATGCACGTCGTCGACACCATGCACGAGCGCAAGGCGATGATGAGCGTCCGTGCCGACGCCTTCCTGGTGCTCCCCGGGGGCCTCGGCACCCTCGAGGAGCTCTTCGAGGTGTGGACCTGGAAGACCCTCGGCCTGCACGACAAGCCGATCGGGCTGCTCAGTCCCGGCGGCTTCTGGGCCCCGATGGTGACGATGCTCCACCAGCTCGCGGACGCGGAGTTCATGGATGCGCAGACAGTGCGCGACCTGGTCGTCGAGCAGACTCTCGACGCGGCGCTGGAGCGGCTCGGCGCGCAGCTCTGA
- a CDS encoding gamma carbonic anhydrase family protein — MPLYEFEGKRPTVHPEAFIAPTAVLIGDVTVEKGASVWYGAVLRADICSIVVREGANIQDNSVVHGGPDVTVEICKHAAVAHSVVFHGDYLGEKSLVGNGSVVLDNARIGAGTMVAAGSVVAAGKEIPEGVLALGSPCEVKKPIAGTAAEFWVEVNGAYYAELAERHAKGVARVEE, encoded by the coding sequence ATGCCGCTGTACGAGTTCGAGGGCAAGCGCCCGACCGTCCACCCCGAAGCCTTCATCGCCCCGACCGCCGTCCTCATCGGCGACGTGACCGTCGAGAAGGGGGCGAGCGTCTGGTACGGCGCGGTGCTCCGTGCGGACATCTGCTCGATCGTGGTCCGCGAGGGCGCCAACATCCAGGACAACTCGGTCGTGCACGGCGGTCCCGACGTGACCGTCGAGATCTGCAAGCACGCCGCGGTGGCGCACAGCGTCGTCTTCCACGGCGACTACCTCGGGGAGAAGTCGCTGGTCGGCAACGGCAGCGTCGTCCTCGACAACGCACGGATCGGTGCCGGCACGATGGTCGCGGCCGGCTCGGTCGTGGCGGCGGGCAAGGAGATCCCCGAGGGCGTGCTCGCACTGGGCAGCCCGTGCGAGGTGAAGAAGCCGATCGCCGGCACGGCCGCGGAGTTCTGGGTCGAGGTCAACGGTGCGTACTACGCCGAGCTCGCGGAGCGCCACGCAAAGGGCGTCGCGCGGGTCGAGGAATGA
- the argC gene encoding N-acetyl-gamma-glutamyl-phosphate reductase, whose translation MHMSKVRIAVAGASGYAGGEVLRLLLGRDDVEIGALTGGSNAGEKLGVLQPHLVPLADRILEPTTPEILAGHDVVFLGLPHGQSAEIANALGEDVVVIDCGADFRLTDAGEWEKFYGGTHAGSWPYGLPELPGQRTELQGAKRIAVPGCYPTVSTLTLAPAVADGLVTPDIVVVAASGTSGAGKALKANLLGSEVMGNVSAYGVGGVHRHTPEITQNLSLLTNADINVSFTPLLVPMPRGILATCSAPVTPGTTAQQAYDAYAAFYADEPFVTVLPQGVWPQTKSVLGSNSVHVQVTVDDTAGRLVAVGAVDNLAKGTAGAAVQCMNLALGLPEGTGLTTIGLAP comes from the coding sequence ATGCATATGAGCAAGGTCAGGATCGCCGTCGCCGGAGCCAGCGGATACGCGGGCGGTGAGGTGCTGCGCCTGCTGCTCGGTCGGGACGACGTGGAGATCGGCGCGCTGACCGGCGGCTCCAACGCCGGCGAGAAGCTCGGCGTCCTCCAGCCGCACCTCGTCCCGCTCGCGGACCGAATCCTCGAACCGACGACGCCCGAGATCCTGGCGGGTCACGACGTCGTCTTCCTCGGCTTGCCGCACGGCCAGTCCGCCGAGATCGCCAACGCCCTGGGTGAGGACGTCGTCGTCATCGACTGCGGCGCCGACTTCCGGCTCACCGACGCGGGGGAGTGGGAGAAGTTCTACGGCGGCACGCACGCCGGCTCGTGGCCCTACGGCCTGCCCGAGCTCCCCGGCCAGCGGACCGAGCTGCAGGGCGCCAAGCGGATCGCCGTGCCCGGGTGCTACCCGACCGTGTCCACGCTGACCCTTGCCCCGGCGGTCGCCGACGGGCTGGTCACTCCGGACATCGTGGTCGTGGCCGCCTCCGGCACCTCAGGCGCCGGCAAGGCCCTCAAGGCGAACCTCCTCGGCTCCGAGGTCATGGGCAACGTCTCGGCGTACGGCGTCGGTGGCGTCCACCGGCACACGCCCGAGATCACGCAGAACCTGTCGCTCCTCACCAACGCCGACATCAACGTCAGCTTCACCCCGCTGCTGGTTCCGATGCCGCGGGGCATCCTCGCGACCTGCTCCGCCCCGGTCACGCCCGGCACGACGGCCCAGCAGGCGTACGACGCCTACGCGGCGTTCTACGCCGACGAGCCGTTCGTGACCGTGCTGCCGCAGGGCGTGTGGCCGCAGACCAAGAGCGTGCTCGGCTCCAACTCCGTGCACGTCCAGGTGACCGTCGACGACACCGCCGGCCGGCTGGTCGCCGTCGGCGCCGTCGACAACCTCGCCAAGGGCACCGCCGGCGCCGCCGTGCAGTGCATGAACCTCGCGCTGGGCCTTCCCGAGGGCACCGGCCTCACCACGATCGGACTGGCCCCGTGA
- a CDS encoding ACT domain-containing protein: MSDLDNDGILDLDTVADAVPAWQQQAFTLAEYPEKLALVKLAAGAEVPRWAESSSIFSITATATETSLICAGRSVPTKTPSIKPLIAFRITGEIDEGAIGVLAGLLVPLAEIGVPAYTFSTYETDWIMVRVVDAAKAAEEWRRRGHTVAAAVPINPPKSSAAANQQKKAPQKGKNPK; this comes from the coding sequence GTGAGCGACCTCGACAACGACGGCATCCTCGACCTCGACACCGTGGCCGACGCGGTGCCTGCCTGGCAGCAGCAGGCCTTCACGCTGGCGGAGTACCCCGAGAAGCTCGCGCTCGTGAAGCTCGCGGCGGGTGCGGAGGTGCCGCGCTGGGCCGAGTCCAGCTCGATCTTCAGCATCACGGCGACCGCCACCGAGACCAGCCTGATCTGCGCCGGCCGGTCAGTGCCGACGAAGACGCCGAGCATCAAGCCGCTGATCGCGTTCCGGATCACCGGCGAGATCGACGAGGGCGCGATCGGCGTCCTGGCGGGCCTTCTGGTGCCGCTCGCCGAGATCGGCGTGCCGGCGTACACGTTCTCCACCTACGAGACCGACTGGATCATGGTCCGGGTGGTCGACGCGGCGAAGGCAGCGGAGGAGTGGCGACGACGAGGGCACACCGTTGCCGCCGCCGTCCCGATCAATCCTCCCAAGTCCTCCGCTGCTGCCAACCAGCAGAAGAAGGCCCCCCAGAAGGGCAAGAATCCCAAGTGA